The following are encoded in a window of Pirellulales bacterium genomic DNA:
- a CDS encoding MoxR family ATPase, which yields MQDELQKIIVGQSDVIEQLFAAIFTRGHCLLEGVPGLAKTLMVSTLARILDIGFKRIQFTPDLMPSDITGTNVLEEDESGRRHFRFVEGPIFTNILLADEINRTPPKTQAALLQAMQEREVSVGQTTYTLPEPFFTIATQNPIEQEGTYPLPEAQLDRFMFNIKVDYPTAAEEEQILSATTRNEKPEVRKVLSGRAIVNLQKLVGSVAVSEYIVKYVAKLVRATRPKDASSPAYVRELVDWGAGPRAGQFLIQGGKALAAMEGRFSVAVADVQKIAVPVLRHRISTNFQAQAEGMNSESVIARLVADIPTPEIPKFAK from the coding sequence ATGCAGGATGAATTGCAGAAGATCATCGTCGGCCAAAGCGACGTGATCGAGCAGCTTTTCGCCGCCATTTTCACCCGCGGCCATTGCCTGTTGGAAGGGGTGCCGGGGCTGGCCAAGACGCTCATGGTGAGCACGCTGGCTCGCATTCTCGACATTGGCTTCAAGCGCATTCAATTCACGCCCGACCTGATGCCCTCCGACATCACGGGCACCAATGTGTTGGAAGAAGACGAATCGGGGCGGCGGCATTTCCGCTTTGTCGAAGGCCCGATTTTCACCAACATCTTGCTGGCCGACGAAATCAATCGCACCCCGCCGAAAACGCAAGCCGCCTTGCTGCAAGCGATGCAAGAGCGCGAGGTATCGGTCGGCCAGACGACGTACACGTTGCCGGAGCCGTTCTTCACCATCGCCACGCAAAACCCGATCGAGCAGGAAGGCACCTATCCGCTGCCGGAAGCGCAGTTGGACCGGTTCATGTTCAATATCAAAGTCGATTATCCGACCGCCGCCGAAGAGGAGCAGATTCTCAGCGCCACGACGCGCAACGAAAAGCCCGAGGTTCGCAAGGTGCTTTCCGGCCGGGCGATCGTGAATTTGCAGAAACTGGTGGGCTCGGTGGCGGTGAGCGAGTATATCGTGAAATACGTGGCGAAATTGGTGCGGGCGACGCGGCCGAAAGACGCTTCATCGCCGGCCTATGTTCGCGAGCTGGTGGATTGGGGCGCCGGTCCGCGGGCCGGTCAGTTTTTGATTCAAGGCGGCAAAGCCCTCGCGGCGATGGAGGGAAGATTTTCCGTGGCCGTGGCGGATGTCCAAAAAATCGCCGTCCCGGTATTGCGGCATCGCATCAGCACGAATTTTCAAGCGCAAGCCGAGGGGATGAACTCCGAAAGCGTCATCGCCCGGCTGGTGGCGGATATCCCGACGCCGGAGATTCCGAAGTTTGCGAAGTGA